A DNA window from bacterium contains the following coding sequences:
- a CDS encoding bifunctional (p)ppGpp synthetase/guanosine-3',5'-bis(diphosphate) 3'-pyrophosphohydrolase, translating to MIRLDDIIEKVREYNPKADFELINRAYVYSAKAHAGHVRQSGEPYLIHPLQVAGILSDMKMDVTTIAVGLLHDTVEDTEVTREDLLKLFGDEVAFLVEGLTKISRLDFETRVHQQAENLRRMILSMAQDIRVIMVKLADRLHNMRTLEHLRPEKRIKIAQETMDIYAPLANRLGISWMQSELEDLSFKYLYPEAYENLEQKVEERSNEYDTYIRKVILILSKVLDDHDIKGEVTGRVKHLWSTFNKMQRQGLPFDQIYDLIAFRIVVDSVRDCYGVLGLIHSMFKPVPGRFKDYIGVPKSNRYQSLHTTVIGPVGERMEVQIRSGEMHHTAEDGIASHWRYKSEDHTLPEEDIKRFKWFKQILEELSEVEDPRELMETVRTDLFPDEVYVFTPTGDVKEFPAGATPIDFAYSIHTDVGNQCVGARINGRMVPLKYKLKNGDVAEIITSKGHKPSKDWLKLAGTNSAKSKIRSFIKREERERSLKIGEELLDKELRKMGTTLKKMRKTEQMAKTATAFGFHKVEDLIATVGFGKYSPRQVLGRLFPEEEVADKLGQVAEVKALVRKAKAKARKEGIVVDGLDDLMVRFALCCNPLPGDEVVGIITRGRGISVHTADCPNIEAERYDSDRVVEINWDDKAKVPRKVSIKITSEDIKGILAEMTGIISERNINITHADIRTSADDRAINTFDVEVEDVSQLKALISRLTGVKGVISVERIKAQ from the coding sequence ATGATACGACTCGATGACATAATCGAAAAGGTTCGTGAGTACAACCCGAAAGCGGATTTTGAGCTGATCAACAGGGCTTATGTTTACTCTGCCAAAGCCCATGCGGGCCATGTACGCCAATCCGGGGAGCCCTACCTCATACACCCATTACAAGTGGCGGGCATCCTGAGCGATATGAAGATGGATGTAACGACCATTGCCGTGGGTCTTTTGCACGATACTGTTGAAGACACCGAGGTTACGAGAGAGGATCTGCTGAAACTATTCGGCGACGAGGTCGCCTTCCTTGTTGAAGGTCTGACCAAGATCAGCAGACTGGATTTTGAGACACGGGTCCATCAACAGGCAGAGAACCTGCGGCGCATGATCCTTTCCATGGCCCAGGACATCCGGGTGATCATGGTAAAGCTGGCGGATCGCCTGCACAACATGAGGACACTCGAGCATCTCAGGCCTGAGAAAAGGATAAAGATAGCCCAGGAAACAATGGATATCTATGCGCCTCTAGCCAACAGGTTGGGGATCTCGTGGATGCAGAGTGAGCTTGAGGACCTTTCATTCAAGTATCTCTACCCTGAAGCCTATGAGAACCTGGAGCAGAAGGTCGAAGAAAGAAGCAATGAATACGATACCTACATCAGGAAGGTCATACTGATTCTCAGCAAAGTTCTCGATGATCACGATATCAAGGGGGAGGTGACCGGCAGGGTCAAGCATCTGTGGAGTACATTCAACAAGATGCAAAGACAGGGGCTGCCCTTTGACCAGATCTATGATCTTATCGCCTTCAGGATCGTTGTGGATTCGGTGAGGGACTGTTATGGCGTTCTCGGTCTTATCCATTCCATGTTCAAACCGGTGCCCGGTCGATTTAAAGACTACATCGGTGTTCCCAAATCAAACCGGTATCAATCCCTGCACACCACCGTTATAGGACCTGTGGGTGAAAGGATGGAAGTGCAGATCAGGTCCGGGGAAATGCATCACACGGCAGAAGACGGCATAGCCTCCCACTGGCGCTATAAATCAGAGGATCACACTCTGCCCGAGGAGGACATAAAGCGGTTTAAGTGGTTCAAGCAGATCCTGGAAGAGCTTTCCGAGGTGGAGGATCCAAGGGAACTCATGGAGACGGTCAGAACAGACCTTTTCCCGGACGAAGTTTACGTATTCACCCCCACGGGGGATGTGAAGGAGTTCCCTGCCGGCGCCACCCCCATCGATTTTGCCTACAGCATTCACACAGATGTGGGAAATCAGTGTGTTGGCGCGAGGATCAACGGCAGGATGGTACCGCTGAAGTACAAACTCAAAAACGGGGATGTGGCCGAAATTATTACCTCCAAGGGGCACAAACCCAGCAAGGACTGGCTCAAGCTTGCAGGCACCAACAGCGCAAAATCGAAGATCCGCAGCTTCATTAAGAGAGAAGAAAGGGAAAGAAGCCTGAAGATTGGCGAGGAGCTCCTTGACAAGGAGCTGCGGAAGATGGGTACGACCCTGAAAAAAATGAGAAAAACCGAGCAAATGGCCAAGACGGCCACAGCTTTTGGTTTTCACAAGGTAGAAGACCTCATTGCCACCGTAGGTTTCGGTAAATACTCTCCGAGGCAGGTCCTGGGCCGACTGTTCCCCGAGGAGGAAGTGGCAGACAAACTTGGTCAGGTAGCCGAAGTTAAAGCCCTGGTCCGCAAAGCCAAGGCAAAAGCGAGAAAAGAGGGGATCGTTGTGGATGGTCTGGACGATCTCATGGTCCGTTTTGCCCTTTGCTGCAATCCGTTGCCGGGAGACGAAGTTGTAGGGATTATCACCCGGGGCAGGGGCATATCGGTCCACACCGCTGATTGTCCCAATATAGAAGCTGAGCGCTACGACAGCGATCGCGTCGTTGAAATTAACTGGGATGACAAGGCCAAAGTCCCACGAAAAGTGAGCATCAAAATAACATCGGAGGACATCAAGGGCATTCTGGCAGAAATGACAGGAATAATCTCGGAGAGGAACATCAATATTACCCACGCAGATATCAGGACGAGTGCAGATGACAGGGCCATCAACACCTTTGATGTAGAGGTTGAGGATGTCAGCCAACTTAAGGCTCTTATTAGCAGGCTCACAGGGGTGAAAGGTGTTATATCGGTGGAAAGGATCAAGGCGCAATAG
- the rpoZ gene encoding DNA-directed RNA polymerase subunit omega → MMGVARAKELNEGEPALVFNEEQAKPVVLALREIAEGLVLPATHDEMKRIRNAKRVVRDRALRIAEQEGLQAEEDSDDSYASAHSSGNSSEGAPPKGDPVES, encoded by the coding sequence ATGATGGGGGTAGCGCGAGCAAAGGAACTTAATGAAGGGGAACCCGCCCTCGTATTTAATGAGGAGCAGGCAAAGCCTGTTGTACTTGCTTTGAGGGAGATAGCCGAAGGATTGGTTTTGCCGGCTACTCACGATGAGATGAAGCGGATCAGAAATGCTAAAAGGGTTGTGAGGGATCGCGCGCTCCGGATAGCGGAGCAGGAGGGTCTTCAGGCTGAAGAGGATAGTGACGATTCCTATGCCAGTGCCCATTCCAGCGGAAATTCTTCCGAGGGAGCTCCTCCCAAGGGAGATCCTGTAGAGAGTTAG
- the gmk gene encoding guanylate kinase, which translates to MDLTSIDNGLTGKGLLFVISSVSGGGKTTVIRELMEVLGDLRMSVSHTTREPRPGEMEGRDYHFVDKNRFKMMIDEGFFLEWAQVYGQFYGTSKSTVDSLAREGFDVLLNIDVQGGMQVKEKEKNSILIFIVAPGDEEQERRLKGRGTENDHELGLRLEAARRELAFINEYHYSVLNDDIKTAVETVKSIIRAERCRNRSKTAIQASGGNKGNETENNGNGTEISPEQVSTHHDGGSASKGT; encoded by the coding sequence ATGGACCTGACTTCTATCGACAATGGACTTACCGGGAAGGGCCTCCTTTTCGTTATCTCCTCTGTGTCCGGCGGCGGGAAAACCACCGTGATCAGGGAGCTGATGGAAGTATTGGGGGACCTGCGCATGTCCGTATCCCATACCACCCGGGAACCCCGTCCCGGGGAGATGGAAGGCCGAGATTATCATTTTGTAGATAAAAACCGCTTCAAGATGATGATAGATGAGGGGTTTTTTCTGGAATGGGCTCAGGTATATGGTCAATTTTACGGGACCTCAAAAAGTACAGTTGACTCCTTAGCAAGAGAAGGTTTTGATGTCCTTCTGAACATTGACGTTCAGGGGGGCATGCAGGTTAAGGAAAAGGAGAAGAACTCAATCCTGATATTCATCGTTGCCCCTGGAGACGAGGAGCAGGAACGACGGTTGAAGGGTCGCGGTACAGAAAACGATCATGAGCTGGGTTTGAGACTGGAAGCGGCAAGACGGGAGCTTGCCTTCATTAACGAATACCATTACTCTGTACTTAACGATGATATAAAAACCGCAGTGGAAACCGTGAAGTCCATCATCAGGGCTGAAAGATGCCGGAATCGGTCCAAAACTGCAATTCAGGCATCAGGAGGAAATAAAGGGAATGAAACTGAAAACAATGGAAATGGCACTGAAATCTCACCCGAACAGGTTTCAACTCACCATGATGGGGGTAGCGCGAGCAAAGGAACTTAA
- a CDS encoding YicC family protein, whose translation MNKPSKEKSGVASMTGYGRSTGETGFGRITVEVRSLNHRHLDVMVRTPRSLMHLDPELRNMTRKRVSRGKVEIFLILEDRPLEFVVDTDRALAVAKALESVAASIGDKVRLDHILAAGDIVQSNEREADEEINSVILKTAGQALDEMVKHRHGEGDVLAQDLVQRMDELTGISRGIEEIAPDAPERARQSIIKFLADLDLGERVEPQRLEVEVAMLAQRSDVTEEITRLRTHQDSFREAMSKGGVIGRRLDFLIQEIQREINTIGSKSGIPEISERVVDFKTGLEKVREQVQNIE comes from the coding sequence TTGAACAAACCATCGAAGGAAAAGAGCGGTGTAGCAAGCATGACCGGATACGGCAGGTCCACCGGGGAGACCGGGTTTGGCCGTATTACTGTGGAAGTACGTTCCTTGAACCACAGGCATCTCGATGTAATGGTCAGGACGCCTCGCAGCCTGATGCATCTGGATCCTGAGCTGCGCAACATGACCAGAAAACGCGTATCCAGGGGAAAGGTTGAGATATTTCTGATCCTTGAGGATCGCCCACTGGAATTCGTTGTCGACACTGACAGGGCTCTTGCTGTGGCCAAAGCTCTCGAAAGTGTGGCCGCGTCCATAGGCGACAAGGTCCGTCTTGATCACATCCTTGCGGCCGGTGATATCGTTCAGAGCAACGAGAGGGAAGCAGATGAAGAGATCAATTCCGTTATTCTGAAAACCGCTGGTCAGGCTCTGGATGAAATGGTTAAACACAGGCACGGTGAAGGTGACGTTCTGGCCCAGGACCTTGTTCAGCGGATGGATGAATTGACTGGGATATCCAGAGGTATTGAAGAAATAGCCCCGGATGCTCCCGAAAGAGCCAGACAGAGTATTATAAAGTTTCTGGCGGACCTGGACCTGGGTGAACGGGTGGAGCCTCAAAGGCTTGAGGTGGAAGTAGCTATGCTGGCCCAGCGATCAGATGTAACGGAGGAGATCACTCGTCTTCGTACCCACCAGGATTCATTTCGGGAAGCTATGTCAAAAGGCGGTGTGATCGGGAGGCGTCTGGATTTTTTGATCCAGGAAATTCAGCGCGAGATCAATACCATCGGATCAAAGTCCGGGATCCCGGAGATCTCAGAACGGGTCGTTGATTTTAAGACCGGGTTGGAAAAGGTCCGTGAACAGGTGCAGAACATCGAGTGA
- a CDS encoding DUF4416 family protein — translation MGIQQHPGPALLVMGVLSRSEEALSEAESRTEDVFGPLLRKTDPQVFQSFTSYYEREMGPNLLRSYWVFAEPVVRAALVEAKLVTNRIEKKMSIGSKRTVNLDPGLLSLESLVLATTKPYSHRIYLSKGIYGELSYMFRKDGGVDLLEWTYPDYRKSVVMEFFSRIRKEALLT, via the coding sequence GTGGGGATACAACAGCACCCTGGACCAGCTCTTCTTGTGATGGGTGTCCTGTCCAGGTCGGAAGAGGCACTTAGTGAAGCTGAATCGAGAACAGAAGATGTGTTTGGCCCCTTGCTCCGGAAAACAGATCCGCAAGTTTTCCAAAGTTTCACCAGTTATTATGAAAGGGAGATGGGTCCTAACCTCTTAAGGTCTTACTGGGTCTTTGCAGAACCTGTGGTGCGTGCCGCACTTGTAGAAGCCAAATTGGTTACAAACCGCATCGAGAAGAAAATGAGCATTGGGAGTAAGAGAACCGTAAACCTGGACCCCGGATTGCTGTCACTTGAATCCCTGGTTCTGGCCACGACAAAACCGTACTCCCATCGCATATACCTTTCAAAGGGCATTTACGGGGAGCTTTCCTATATGTTCAGGAAGGATGGCGGGGTCGATCTGCTGGAGTGGACATACCCGGATTATCGAAAGTCTGTGGTGATGGAATTTTTCAGCAGGATCAGAAAGGAAGCTCTGTTGACTTGA
- a CDS encoding response regulator: protein MEQIKGLLKQLRKHPNRPDLHNSLGGLYQQKGDVAEASKHFLAAARLFSVPDSPHRNLNKAIAILRKMERDFPSQHESYYLLAEILEEMDNHEEAKEVYGQLSNIYRKEGKHLMAVSVFDKVISVDPEDMEKWIQFATLNRDAGMPFHAAQAFVQAASLGLKTKKGEPAVGLVIEALKLDSENTEAQELFRILAGSGETESVHEAEILQLAKEVDRNGQYEQALMLLDLLKGTALEEEALEAAEIIRMHSGGEDTTGFDDLQKGQPKTGKYAGTKVLVVDDEREILLLLEQILTGEGFNVFTAMDGQEGLLVYMKERPPLVVTDAMMPKLHGFELCRRIKEESDNTAKVMILTAVYKKYKYKGKVQEEYNVDEYLDKPFQISEFLQVFNRMAENAREAPKYLPLTVPEIEGKQSGILKMLVISESDGDLAGKVTKFCTQQEIRLQIAKDPQQLVESLNRELPDIILIADSLPGLESSAAACLLKGLLDLRSTTTVLMTKEKSKLEGVLEDFDHRVFAPIDKSVLENIVQLHNSSPKVAMGRKNQALSFDEKRIDAIVRSKVARILKSHNQLEEYYSTRVRELEEEAVHLKEQLEKKKE, encoded by the coding sequence ATGGAACAGATAAAAGGACTTTTAAAACAACTTAGAAAGCACCCCAACCGCCCCGACCTGCACAATTCCCTTGGCGGATTATATCAACAAAAGGGTGACGTTGCAGAAGCTTCCAAACACTTCCTCGCGGCAGCACGCCTTTTTTCAGTCCCGGACAGTCCTCATCGCAACCTGAACAAAGCCATTGCCATCCTGAGAAAAATGGAGAGGGACTTTCCGTCTCAACACGAATCCTACTATCTCCTCGCTGAAATTCTGGAGGAGATGGATAACCATGAGGAAGCTAAAGAGGTTTATGGCCAGCTGTCCAATATCTATCGGAAGGAAGGCAAACATTTGATGGCCGTATCGGTCTTCGACAAGGTTATCAGCGTCGATCCCGAGGATATGGAAAAATGGATACAGTTCGCCACTTTAAACCGGGACGCGGGTATGCCGTTTCACGCAGCTCAGGCCTTTGTTCAGGCAGCATCCCTGGGTCTGAAGACGAAGAAAGGTGAACCTGCTGTGGGGTTGGTTATTGAGGCCCTTAAACTGGATTCAGAAAACACAGAGGCCCAGGAACTGTTTCGAATCCTGGCAGGATCGGGTGAGACGGAATCAGTACACGAGGCTGAAATCCTCCAATTGGCTAAGGAGGTGGATCGAAACGGCCAATATGAGCAGGCCCTCATGCTCCTGGATCTGCTGAAAGGAACCGCCCTTGAGGAGGAGGCTCTGGAAGCCGCAGAAATAATCAGGATGCACTCGGGTGGTGAGGATACAACGGGTTTCGATGATTTGCAAAAGGGACAACCGAAAACGGGGAAGTATGCCGGCACCAAGGTCCTGGTGGTAGATGATGAACGTGAAATTCTACTGCTTCTGGAACAGATCTTGACCGGTGAAGGTTTCAATGTCTTTACGGCAATGGATGGGCAGGAGGGGCTCCTGGTCTACATGAAAGAAAGGCCGCCCCTTGTGGTGACCGATGCGATGATGCCCAAGCTCCATGGGTTTGAACTTTGCCGAAGGATCAAGGAGGAATCTGACAACACTGCCAAGGTTATGATCCTGACTGCTGTATACAAAAAGTATAAATATAAGGGAAAGGTCCAGGAAGAATACAATGTTGATGAATACCTGGATAAACCGTTCCAGATCTCAGAATTTTTGCAGGTGTTCAACCGGATGGCTGAAAACGCCAGGGAAGCTCCCAAGTACCTGCCTTTAACGGTACCCGAGATCGAAGGAAAACAATCTGGTATTTTAAAAATGTTGGTGATTTCGGAATCTGATGGCGACCTCGCCGGGAAAGTTACGAAATTTTGCACCCAGCAGGAAATCAGGCTTCAGATAGCAAAAGATCCTCAACAGCTTGTCGAATCCCTTAACAGGGAGTTGCCTGATATCATTTTAATCGCCGATTCATTACCTGGTCTGGAATCTTCTGCAGCTGCTTGTCTCCTCAAAGGTTTACTTGATCTTCGATCGACGACAACAGTCCTGATGACCAAAGAGAAATCAAAGCTGGAGGGTGTGTTGGAAGATTTTGACCACAGGGTGTTCGCGCCTATAGATAAAAGTGTTCTGGAAAATATCGTCCAGCTTCACAATTCTTCCCCGAAGGTTGCCATGGGGCGGAAAAATCAGGCCCTGAGCTTCGATGAAAAACGTATCGACGCCATCGTGAGAAGCAAGGTTGCAAGGATCCTGAAAAGCCACAACCAGCTTGAGGAATATTACAGCACCAGGGTCCGGGAATTGGAAGAAGAGGCAGTGCACCTCAAGGAGCAGTTGGAAAAGAAAAAGGAATAA
- a CDS encoding tetratricopeptide repeat protein, producing the protein MKIVFRLLTALLLVCVMLPQQVQAGGDKGKDPYEMGEKYFASEDYRTALQYYRKALGLNDMRAHYRMGLIYEDGGKDRDALRHFRRFMDLGRPGIQRDDAARRVRVIEERLSRETTRSSGLLERGLSLFMEGKYREAEQVLLQAVVEDGSNPEIHFYLGEVYMELEEYSKAESEYNKAKGNY; encoded by the coding sequence ATGAAAATTGTTTTCCGTCTCCTGACAGCACTACTGCTGGTCTGTGTGATGTTGCCTCAGCAGGTGCAGGCCGGTGGAGACAAGGGGAAGGACCCCTACGAAATGGGCGAGAAATACTTCGCCAGCGAGGACTACAGGACAGCTCTCCAGTATTATCGAAAAGCGTTGGGGCTAAACGATATGAGAGCCCACTACAGGATGGGACTGATTTACGAAGATGGGGGCAAAGACAGGGATGCCCTGAGGCATTTTAGACGTTTTATGGATCTTGGCCGGCCGGGTATACAACGGGACGACGCAGCCCGAAGAGTCAGGGTCATTGAAGAGCGACTGAGCAGGGAAACCACTCGATCAAGCGGGCTGCTTGAACGAGGGTTAAGTCTCTTCATGGAGGGGAAATATAGGGAAGCCGAACAGGTCCTGCTCCAGGCAGTCGTTGAGGATGGGTCAAACCCGGAGATCCATTTTTACCTTGGCGAGGTCTACATGGAGTTGGAGGAATACAGCAAGGCCGAGTCAGAATACAACAAGGCGAAGGGGAACTACTAA
- a CDS encoding response regulator, whose protein sequence is MAKLKFLVIEDDLFYQTYVNDLLADSDVDIVNAQDGETGLALAVAEQPDLIITDIEIPKIQGFVLFKALRERSETRNIPVIMMSGKVEKALLDRHSSLSIHAEGYLPKPFSGQVLIDMIRSIVGDDFGFSEVTITPDAEEPLDHPEPAETQNAHEISQFPVEAPQDSAQVHVETGELTILVVDDSRYICDITTDFLKELGVRTEIASDGEVGYKKAGELLPDLVLLDVQMPNLNGFVVCEMLRKLESTKSIPIILMSAVVDDESFERHSKLRYHADAYLQKPFMKSELHELVRRFTSLGEVAPINIERKTGFFVPLEDADIPGETIASAIEGGDPQLLRKLEKAKAELEGKVARELQLEGDLKGMKSAKAQLEADLDNVRKTKDQLEAELFEMRKTVEGTQGGLHDKLTLATQRFEESRNESERLAEENRVLQARLVEVSSDGQGRVELEELGRKLEQKLKEKQEELDALMSENVALKDKHLEADSNLELKSQLTEFAGKLEEANAATLELENRNRLLNSEIEELKSREIPDPGDNGPDRQKLQEVIEGLTRDLKAAIAAKKEIEDQANSIIQNREKEDDTAAALKQQLEKAGEENQKLISRIAEAESNVQWLDEVKSQLEQAQSETSELRKQLDALPANTKAELSALKDELAEALKRADFLEKEKDTLSGSQGDMDELRSRNLELENLIEVLKEEGEQSQKLAASETEARMDLEGQLDRQAEEKAFLADELAQAKRQLDEGDEADDKILDLEKKLESERELRNAADRKIEELKAQFLEFAKEDEKIGLLEKDNKELKAVLRETRNRCEQLEKKEEQRKAVLDDEPQAAARGNSHLDDRLDQLEEVLGKTVLEAQNVLREQKDKETALEKSVESLMRALEEEKSAYRKDRAMWSEKESELKESFQDALRESRRLMGEEAARIYPMHMPGRSRYLEVVTWKGKYGVAAIAAVAALVIFAGGYLAKTRNDAGSGQVAIPLPGIAAVPDPQIPAGKPPKPWIASSGPEETYEELWRRNTVQSVSDDMMIQATLHTREELEAAIKYTAAKEGWTSEKTEKAMTDMAKTYNLSGAYYITVYNKNLKSGYPGYADSFEQHIALRDHSGREIRAHFPAELEGSKFISSRVSAAGKEMNPVFLYEVGLTVAFSREELAVKPSGLQLVLYDIGAVPMRVLTWDMSGIGSLL, encoded by the coding sequence ATGGCAAAGCTGAAGTTCCTCGTAATTGAGGACGACCTCTTCTATCAAACCTACGTAAACGACCTGCTGGCCGATAGCGATGTCGATATCGTCAACGCCCAGGATGGGGAGACAGGTCTTGCCCTGGCTGTTGCAGAACAGCCTGATCTCATCATCACCGACATTGAAATACCCAAGATCCAGGGGTTTGTCCTCTTCAAGGCACTCAGAGAGCGCTCTGAAACCAGAAATATTCCAGTGATCATGATGTCGGGGAAGGTTGAAAAAGCGCTTCTTGACAGACATTCCAGCCTGAGTATACATGCCGAAGGCTACCTGCCTAAACCGTTCAGCGGCCAGGTACTCATTGACATGATCCGGAGTATTGTTGGTGATGACTTTGGGTTTTCGGAAGTGACGATCACGCCGGATGCTGAGGAACCCCTGGACCATCCAGAACCTGCCGAGACCCAAAATGCTCACGAGATCTCACAGTTCCCTGTTGAGGCACCTCAGGATTCTGCACAGGTCCATGTTGAAACAGGGGAACTCACCATACTTGTTGTGGACGATTCCCGGTACATTTGTGATATCACCACGGATTTCCTGAAAGAGTTGGGCGTCAGGACCGAAATCGCTTCTGATGGAGAGGTCGGCTATAAAAAGGCCGGTGAACTTCTGCCTGATCTGGTCCTGCTGGATGTCCAGATGCCCAATCTGAACGGTTTTGTGGTCTGCGAGATGCTTCGAAAGCTTGAAAGCACAAAAAGTATCCCCATCATCCTCATGTCAGCGGTGGTTGATGATGAATCCTTTGAGCGCCACTCCAAGCTCAGATATCACGCCGACGCATACCTGCAGAAACCGTTTATGAAATCGGAACTCCATGAACTCGTTCGCCGATTCACCTCTTTAGGGGAGGTGGCTCCAATTAATATAGAGAGAAAAACAGGATTTTTCGTGCCGTTGGAGGACGCGGACATACCTGGTGAAACCATAGCTTCAGCTATAGAAGGCGGTGATCCACAACTCTTGAGGAAGCTTGAAAAAGCAAAGGCGGAGCTGGAAGGTAAGGTTGCCAGGGAATTACAGCTGGAAGGTGATCTGAAGGGTATGAAGAGTGCAAAGGCTCAGCTGGAAGCTGATCTGGATAATGTGAGAAAAACAAAGGATCAGTTGGAAGCTGAACTGTTTGAAATGAGGAAAACGGTGGAGGGGACCCAAGGTGGTCTTCATGACAAGCTCACCCTTGCTACGCAGCGATTTGAGGAGTCCAGAAACGAATCCGAGAGGCTGGCCGAGGAAAACCGTGTACTGCAGGCCAGGCTGGTGGAGGTGTCTTCCGATGGTCAGGGACGAGTGGAGCTTGAGGAGCTTGGCCGGAAGTTAGAACAGAAACTGAAGGAAAAACAGGAAGAGCTGGACGCCTTGATGAGTGAAAATGTGGCGTTAAAAGATAAACACCTGGAGGCTGATTCCAACCTTGAGTTAAAGTCCCAGCTGACAGAGTTTGCTGGCAAGCTGGAAGAAGCCAATGCCGCGACTCTGGAGCTGGAGAATCGGAACAGACTCCTTAACAGTGAAATTGAAGAACTCAAGTCCCGGGAGATACCTGATCCCGGGGATAATGGGCCTGATCGCCAAAAGCTACAGGAAGTAATCGAAGGTTTAACCAGGGATCTTAAAGCTGCCATTGCGGCTAAAAAGGAGATTGAGGACCAGGCAAATTCTATCATCCAGAACAGGGAAAAAGAAGATGATACCGCCGCCGCACTCAAGCAGCAGCTGGAAAAGGCCGGAGAAGAGAACCAGAAGCTTATCTCCCGCATTGCTGAAGCGGAGTCCAATGTCCAGTGGCTTGACGAGGTCAAATCCCAGCTGGAGCAGGCTCAATCGGAAACCAGCGAGCTTCGCAAGCAGCTGGATGCCTTGCCTGCCAATACTAAAGCTGAACTGTCCGCTCTCAAGGACGAACTGGCAGAGGCTCTTAAAAGAGCTGATTTTCTCGAGAAAGAGAAAGACACACTGTCCGGTTCCCAGGGAGATATGGATGAACTTCGATCCAGAAATTTAGAGTTGGAAAATCTGATTGAAGTGTTGAAGGAAGAGGGAGAGCAGAGTCAAAAGCTTGCTGCCAGTGAGACTGAGGCACGTATGGATCTTGAGGGCCAGCTGGACCGTCAGGCTGAAGAAAAAGCGTTCCTCGCAGATGAACTTGCCCAAGCCAAACGTCAGCTGGACGAGGGTGATGAAGCTGATGACAAGATCCTGGATTTGGAAAAAAAATTGGAATCTGAAAGGGAGTTGCGTAACGCTGCCGATAGAAAGATCGAAGAACTCAAGGCCCAGTTTCTGGAATTTGCCAAGGAAGATGAAAAGATCGGGCTGCTGGAAAAGGATAACAAGGAGCTAAAGGCTGTTTTGCGAGAGACCCGGAATCGCTGTGAGCAGTTAGAGAAGAAAGAGGAGCAAAGAAAAGCCGTTCTGGACGATGAACCTCAAGCAGCGGCAAGGGGCAATTCTCATCTGGATGACCGTCTTGATCAGTTGGAAGAGGTGCTTGGGAAAACGGTTCTGGAAGCTCAAAATGTTCTCAGGGAACAGAAGGACAAGGAAACAGCCCTTGAGAAAAGTGTTGAATCCCTTATGAGAGCTCTGGAAGAGGAAAAGTCGGCTTACCGTAAGGATAGGGCGATGTGGAGTGAAAAAGAGAGCGAGCTCAAGGAATCCTTCCAGGACGCTCTCAGGGAAAGCCGCCGGTTAATGGGCGAGGAAGCGGCACGGATCTACCCGATGCATATGCCTGGTCGCAGCCGATATCTCGAAGTCGTCACCTGGAAGGGCAAGTATGGAGTAGCGGCCATTGCGGCGGTCGCCGCCCTTGTTATTTTTGCCGGTGGATATCTGGCCAAAACACGGAACGATGCCGGCTCGGGTCAAGTTGCCATACCGCTGCCGGGCATAGCTGCTGTTCCAGATCCGCAGATCCCGGCCGGCAAACCTCCAAAACCCTGGATCGCGAGTTCGGGGCCTGAGGAGACCTATGAAGAACTCTGGCGCAGGAATACGGTACAATCGGTATCAGATGACATGATGATCCAGGCCACCCTTCATACAAGGGAGGAGCTGGAGGCGGCTATAAAATACACGGCAGCAAAAGAGGGTTGGACCAGCGAGAAGACGGAAAAAGCCATGACCGATATGGCAAAGACATACAACCTTTCAGGGGCCTACTACATTACGGTTTACAACAAAAATCTGAAGAGCGGTTACCCGGGTTATGCCGATAGTTTTGAACAGCATATTGCGTTAAGGGATCATTCCGGCAGGGAAATCAGGGCTCATTTCCCCGCAGAACTTGAAGGGAGCAAATTCATATCAAGCCGGGTGTCCGCAGCAGGAAAAGAAATGAACCCCGTTTTCCTGTATGAGGTAGGTTTGACGGTAGCATTTTCCAGAGAGGAGCTTGCAGTTAAGCCTTCAGGTCTGCAGCTCGTTCTTTATGATATTGGAGCGGTTCCCATGCGGGTACTTACCTGGGACATGTCCGGCATAGGGTCGCTTTTGTAA